A stretch of [Clostridium] scindens DNA encodes these proteins:
- a CDS encoding AraC family transcriptional regulator, translating to MKQSTPLEKAIEYIEAHLNENIGLSDVSRETGYSYYHMTRLFASVLGESVGHYINRRRLYNASEKLIYSDQRIIDIALDCGFKSPEAFSRAFKTAFGCSPAGYRKAGLDLVTSAKKKLEPEDVAHIANNISHSPEILIAEEQKIAGIRGTVSLFDNEIPELWEEYLRFHKKYLKTAGAGYSICETKQTTYTKDGNISFSVIIGSQVDHFDDLPYPLTGKILSGGKYAVFTHRGTFLNLFKTYQYIYGTWLQITKEELDDQEDFEVYEREVRSFDDPDNQVKIYIPIK from the coding sequence TTGAAACAATCAACCCCTTTGGAAAAAGCAATTGAATACATTGAGGCACATTTGAATGAAAATATTGGCCTGAGCGACGTGTCAAGAGAGACCGGCTATTCATACTACCACATGACGCGTCTGTTTGCTTCTGTATTAGGCGAATCTGTTGGCCACTATATCAATCGACGCAGACTTTACAACGCGTCAGAAAAACTGATCTATTCCGATCAGAGGATTATTGACATCGCGCTTGATTGTGGATTTAAATCACCAGAAGCCTTCAGCAGGGCTTTTAAGACGGCATTTGGATGCAGCCCGGCCGGCTATCGAAAAGCAGGTCTTGATTTGGTAACCAGCGCTAAGAAAAAACTGGAGCCTGAGGATGTTGCTCATATCGCCAACAATATATCTCATTCTCCTGAAATTCTTATTGCGGAGGAACAAAAAATAGCTGGTATCCGTGGAACCGTATCACTCTTTGATAACGAGATTCCAGAACTATGGGAGGAATATCTCCGTTTTCATAAGAAATATTTAAAGACGGCGGGTGCGGGCTATAGCATCTGCGAGACGAAGCAGACTACCTATACGAAAGATGGAAATATATCATTTTCAGTTATCATAGGCAGCCAGGTAGATCATTTTGATGATCTTCCATATCCACTGACCGGCAAGATTCTAAGTGGAGGCAAGTACGCCGTTTTCACTCATAGAGGCACCTTTCTGAATCTTTTTAAAACGTATCAGTATATCTATGGCACATGGCTGCAAATAACGAAGGAAGAACTGGATGACCAGGAGGACTTTGAAGTATATGAGCGCGAGGTGCGATCATTTGATGACCCGGATAATCAGGTAAAGATTTATATTCCAATAAAATAG
- a CDS encoding ParA family protein, whose amino-acid sequence MGRIIAIANQKGGVGKTTTAINLSACLADKGKKVLAVDMDPQGNMTSGLGLDKESIEKTVYDMIIGESDIEEVLQKEAMENLDVLPTNIDLSAAEIELIDVENKEFIVRNSIQKIRDNYDFVIIDCPPSLSMLTINAMTTADSVLVPIQCEYYALEGLSQLIHTVELVKDRLNPDLEIEGVVFTMYDARTNLSLQVVENVKDNLQQNIYKTIIPRNIRLAEAPSYGMPINQYDPKSAGSESYMRLADEVISKGL is encoded by the coding sequence ATGGGAAGAATTATAGCTATCGCCAATCAAAAGGGCGGAGTAGGTAAAACAACAACTGCAATAAATCTATCCGCTTGTCTTGCCGATAAAGGTAAAAAAGTTCTTGCCGTAGACATGGATCCCCAAGGAAATATGACCAGCGGTCTGGGACTGGATAAAGAGTCTATAGAAAAAACGGTATATGATATGATAATCGGTGAATCTGATATAGAGGAAGTGTTGCAGAAAGAAGCAATGGAGAATCTAGATGTACTTCCTACAAATATAGATTTATCAGCAGCGGAAATAGAACTTATAGACGTTGAAAATAAGGAGTTTATTGTTAGAAATTCTATACAGAAGATACGGGATAATTATGATTTTGTTATTATTGATTGTCCGCCGTCGCTGAGCATGCTGACAATCAACGCAATGACAACGGCAGATTCTGTTTTAGTTCCTATCCAATGTGAATACTATGCATTGGAGGGGTTAAGCCAATTAATTCATACAGTAGAATTGGTAAAAGACAGATTGAATCCGGATTTGGAAATAGAAGGCGTAGTATTTACTATGTACGATGCCAGAACAAATTTGTCATTACAGGTTGTGGAGAATGTAAAGGACAATCTTCAACAAAATATTTATAAAACAATCATACCAAGAAATATTCGTCTTGCTGAAGCACCGAGTTATGGTATGCCGATTAATCAATATGATCCAAAGTCAGCAGGTTCCGAGAGTTATATGAGACTTGCTGATGAAGTAATAAGTAAAGGATTGTAA
- a CDS encoding alpha/beta fold hydrolase, translating into MSWKKKLAAGTALLGLSTLTIHMINKFVYFSATLDNLLSNPSGSYYEWKFGKIYYTKKGDGKPLLLIHDLTTSSSAYEWNKVIDKFSKTNTVYCLDLLGCGRSDKPNLTYTNYLYVQLLTDFIKHVIGDKTDIIATGESGSFAIAACQNDPTIIDQIVLVNPPNIKLLSKIPSKRTKVLTRFINLPIFGTFLYNMLTRKKNIDEMFRMNYYYNSEDIDESIINTYYETAHSGNALSKYLFASQCGHYNTVNISHCLESLTNSIFIVTGDGNPENVSVADMYKNILPSIEIEGVEETKHLPQLEKSSDFVNKVNILLGNC; encoded by the coding sequence ATGAGTTGGAAGAAAAAACTTGCAGCCGGTACAGCATTACTTGGATTATCCACACTAACGATACATATGATAAATAAATTTGTATACTTTTCAGCAACGCTTGATAACTTATTAAGTAACCCATCAGGTTCATACTATGAATGGAAATTTGGAAAAATATATTATACCAAAAAGGGCGATGGAAAACCGCTCCTGCTAATACACGATTTAACCACCTCCAGTTCTGCTTATGAATGGAATAAGGTTATAGATAAGTTTTCAAAAACCAATACTGTTTATTGTCTGGATCTTTTAGGCTGTGGACGATCTGATAAGCCTAATCTTACTTATACTAATTATTTATATGTACAACTTTTAACTGATTTTATTAAGCATGTAATTGGAGATAAGACGGATATTATTGCAACCGGTGAGTCTGGCTCATTTGCCATAGCAGCCTGTCAAAACGACCCGACAATAATAGACCAGATTGTTCTTGTGAATCCACCTAACATCAAATTATTATCAAAGATACCATCTAAAAGAACGAAGGTACTTACCCGATTTATTAATCTACCAATCTTCGGAACATTCTTATACAATATGCTGACAAGAAAGAAAAATATTGATGAAATGTTTAGAATGAATTATTATTATAATTCTGAAGATATTGATGAAAGTATAATAAACACTTATTATGAAACCGCCCATTCTGGAAACGCACTGTCCAAATATTTGTTTGCCAGTCAATGTGGCCATTATAATACAGTAAACATCTCTCACTGTCTGGAGTCTTTAACTAACAGTATTTTCATAGTCACTGGTGATGGAAATCCTGAAAATGTGAGTGTAGCAGATATGTATAAGAATATATTACCTTCCATTGAAATCGAAGGCGTAGAAGAAACTAAGCATCTGCCTCAATTAGAAAAATCCAGCGATTTTGTAAATAAGGTAAATATACTTCTTGGAAATTGTTAA
- the rsmG gene encoding 16S rRNA (guanine(527)-N(7))-methyltransferase RsmG, translating into MEHILEEKLEKLGIQINDIQRKQFDDFYQLLIEWNKVMNLTGITEYGEVVEKHFVDSLSLVEVLNIENVNYVIDVGTGAGFPGIPLKITFPHLRITLLDSLNKRIKFLDTIIKELGLKDIYTIHGRAEDFARQAEYREKYDLCVSRAVANLATLSEYCLPYIRVGGMFVSYKSGNIDKEISESEKAVQILGGELEDIYKFQLPGTDIGRSFVKINKIKSTGKKFPRKAGLPSKEPLK; encoded by the coding sequence ATGGAACATATATTAGAAGAAAAACTAGAAAAACTAGGAATACAAATCAATGATATCCAAAGGAAACAGTTTGATGATTTTTACCAACTTCTGATTGAATGGAATAAAGTGATGAATCTTACGGGGATTACGGAATATGGGGAAGTGGTGGAAAAGCATTTTGTAGATAGTCTTTCCTTGGTTGAAGTATTGAATATTGAGAATGTAAATTATGTAATAGATGTGGGTACAGGAGCAGGATTTCCAGGCATACCTTTGAAGATTACATTTCCTCACCTTAGAATTACACTACTGGATTCTCTGAATAAGAGGATAAAGTTTCTTGATACAATTATCAAAGAACTTGGACTGAAAGATATTTATACAATTCATGGAAGAGCAGAGGACTTTGCAAGACAGGCAGAATACCGTGAAAAATATGATTTATGCGTTTCAAGGGCAGTAGCAAATCTTGCTACGCTCAGTGAATATTGTCTGCCATATATACGGGTAGGGGGTATGTTTGTTTCCTATAAGTCCGGAAATATAGATAAGGAAATATCTGAATCTGAAAAAGCGGTTCAAATACTTGGCGGCGAACTGGAAGATATCTATAAATTCCAACTTCCAGGTACAGATATAGGCAGGTCTTTTGTGAAGATTAATAAGATAAAGAGTACAGGCAAGAAATTTCCAAGAAAAGCAGGTTTACCATCAAAGGAGCCACTAAAGTAA
- the serS gene encoding serine--tRNA ligase — protein MLDIKFVRMNPDVVKENIKKKFQDEKLPLVDEVLELDKRNRDIKQEVEALRADRNKISKEIGACMAQGKKDEAEELKKKVQENADRVEFLSTEEKEVEAKIKKIMMTIPNIIDPSVPIGKDDSENVEIEKFGEPVVPDFEIPYHTEIMESFNGIDLESAGRVAGNGFYYLMGDIARLHSAVLSYARDFMIGRGFTYCIPPFMIRSNVVTGVMSFAEMDAMMYKIEGEDLYLIGTSEHSMIGKFIDTMLTEDQLPQTLTSYSPCFRKEKGAHGIEERGVYRIHQFEKQEMIVVCKPEESKMWYDKLWQNTVDLFRSMDIPVRTLECCSGDLADLKVKSCDVEAWSPRQKKYFEVGSCSNLGDAQARRLGIRVKGEDSKYFAHTLNNTVAAPPRMLIAFLENNLQADGSVKIPEVLQPYMGGTTRLIPKK, from the coding sequence ATGTTAGACATTAAATTTGTAAGAATGAATCCTGATGTAGTAAAGGAAAATATTAAAAAGAAATTTCAGGATGAAAAGCTGCCTTTAGTTGACGAAGTACTGGAACTGGATAAGAGAAACAGGGATATTAAACAGGAAGTAGAAGCGCTTCGTGCTGACAGGAATAAGATTTCTAAGGAAATCGGCGCATGCATGGCTCAGGGAAAGAAGGATGAGGCAGAAGAATTAAAGAAGAAGGTTCAGGAGAATGCTGACAGAGTAGAATTCCTTTCCACAGAAGAAAAGGAAGTTGAAGCAAAGATTAAGAAGATCATGATGACAATTCCAAATATCATTGATCCTTCCGTACCAATTGGAAAAGACGACAGCGAAAATGTTGAAATAGAGAAGTTTGGCGAGCCGGTGGTACCAGATTTCGAGATTCCATACCATACAGAAATCATGGAAAGTTTTAATGGAATCGATCTTGAGAGTGCTGGAAGAGTTGCGGGAAATGGCTTTTACTATCTGATGGGAGATATTGCAAGGCTTCATTCTGCTGTGCTGTCTTATGCCCGCGACTTTATGATTGGCCGCGGATTTACTTACTGTATTCCGCCATTCATGATCCGCAGCAATGTAGTTACCGGTGTTATGAGTTTTGCCGAAATGGATGCCATGATGTATAAGATTGAAGGAGAAGACTTGTATTTGATCGGAACAAGCGAGCATTCCATGATTGGAAAATTCATTGATACTATGCTTACAGAAGACCAGCTTCCACAGACACTGACCAGTTATTCTCCATGCTTCCGCAAGGAGAAAGGCGCTCATGGAATCGAGGAACGTGGAGTATATAGAATTCACCAGTTTGAAAAACAGGAAATGATAGTTGTCTGCAAGCCTGAAGAAAGCAAGATGTGGTACGATAAATTATGGCAGAATACGGTAGATCTGTTCCGTTCAATGGACATTCCTGTGCGTACTCTCGAATGCTGCTCCGGAGACCTGGCAGATCTGAAAGTAAAATCTTGCGACGTAGAAGCATGGTCCCCAAGACAGAAAAAATATTTCGAGGTGGGAAGCTGCTCTAATCTCGGGGATGCCCAGGCAAGAAGACTTGGAATCCGCGTAAAAGGCGAAGATAGCAAATATTTCGCGCATACGCTGAATAATACGGTAGCTGCGCCTCCGAGAATGCTGATTGCATTCCTTGAAAATAATCTTCAGGCAGATGGATCCGTTAAGATTCCAGAAGTTTTACAGCCATATATGGGTGGAACTACAAGACTCATACCTAAAAAATAA
- a CDS encoding DUF3881 family protein — translation MHQYLKAIGFGNIKGKRELNAILRQTEESFTQHNLISRGDEMDFCEYQKEFGAGIGLALCGDMDIDECFDRQYYYPYFFGTGITSHADVFVERRMDREAYVGICEDIKIGISLIFYLQNTVEYLKEKQLSKSSIKYTSVTLSGLCNGGTVLFPVSKDKEQEKRQQEETRNRMMLLSAAKSGDPVAIESLTLDDIDTYSEVSRRLISEDVFSIVDTYIMPYGVECDCYSIMGEIREFQQMENEYTKEELYIMKLEVNELTFDVCVPVKDVVGEPAVGRRFKGNIWMQGRINFK, via the coding sequence ATGCATCAATACCTGAAAGCAATTGGATTTGGAAATATCAAAGGCAAAAGAGAATTAAATGCAATCCTAAGGCAGACGGAAGAGTCATTTACCCAGCATAACCTTATATCCAGGGGAGACGAAATGGACTTCTGCGAATACCAGAAAGAGTTTGGCGCGGGAATAGGCCTGGCTCTATGTGGCGACATGGATATAGATGAATGCTTTGACCGTCAATATTACTATCCATACTTTTTCGGTACAGGAATAACCTCACATGCAGATGTTTTTGTAGAGCGAAGAATGGACCGGGAAGCATATGTAGGGATATGCGAAGATATCAAGATAGGAATCAGCCTGATATTCTACCTTCAGAATACAGTGGAATATTTAAAGGAAAAACAGTTGTCCAAAAGCAGCATCAAATATACTTCCGTGACTTTGTCCGGCCTTTGTAATGGGGGAACAGTCTTGTTCCCTGTATCAAAGGATAAGGAGCAGGAAAAGAGACAGCAGGAGGAGACGCGCAACAGGATGATGCTCTTAAGTGCGGCCAAAAGCGGCGATCCCGTGGCAATTGAAAGCCTGACTCTCGATGATATTGATACATACTCAGAAGTATCAAGAAGGCTGATAAGCGAAGATGTATTCAGTATTGTGGATACATATATCATGCCCTATGGGGTGGAATGCGACTGTTATTCTATCATGGGAGAGATTCGTGAATTCCAGCAGATGGAAAATGAATATACAAAAGAGGAACTGTATATTATGAAGCTGGAGGTCAATGAACTGACTTTTGATGTATGCGTGCCTGTAAAGGACGTAGTAGGAGAGCCTGCAGTGGGGAGAAGATTTAAAGGAAATATATGGATGCAAGGAAGGATTAATTTTAAGTAA
- a CDS encoding DUF4446 family protein, giving the protein MESSILKKLAIDPAFIFLFILILIVVLFVLYVNVTMKYNRLKSSYASFMRGKDGKTLEESMKDKFSEVDAILKITKQNRLDIKEISKKMESDYQKLGIVKYDAFNEMGGKLSFALAMLDGNNSGWVINAMHSREGCYTYVKEIVKGESYVELAEEEAEALDKAIFKDAYDINAKNIKGK; this is encoded by the coding sequence ATGGAAAGTAGTATACTTAAGAAATTAGCAATAGATCCGGCATTCATTTTCCTGTTCATACTGATTTTGATTGTCGTGCTGTTTGTGCTATACGTGAACGTAACGATGAAGTATAATAGATTAAAAAGTAGTTATGCCTCGTTTATGCGTGGGAAAGATGGAAAGACTTTAGAAGAGAGCATGAAGGACAAGTTCTCGGAGGTGGATGCCATCCTTAAGATTACCAAGCAGAACCGTCTTGATATCAAAGAAATCAGCAAAAAGATGGAGAGCGATTATCAGAAATTAGGAATCGTCAAATATGACGCTTTTAATGAAATGGGTGGCAAATTAAGTTTTGCGCTGGCAATGCTGGATGGCAATAATAGCGGATGGGTCATTAACGCTATGCACAGTAGAGAGGGCTGCTACACCTATGTTAAGGAAATCGTAAAGGGCGAAAGTTATGTAGAATTAGCGGAAGAAGAGGCGGAAGCACTTGATAAGGCTATATTTAAGGATGCCTACGACATTAACGCTAAAAATATTAAAGGAAAATAA
- a CDS encoding ParB/RepB/Spo0J family partition protein produces MAVNKKGLGKGLDSLIPNNRNVKPANPDISTEQVKQPELKSGEQMMKINMVEPNRDQPRKNFEEDALLELADSIKQFGVLQPLLVRKNKDYYEIIAGERRWRAAKLAGIKEVPVIIKDYSEQEIVEIALIENIQRENLNPIEEAMAYKKLLEEFNLKQDEVAERVSKSRTAVTNSMRLLRLNDKVQQMIIDDMISTGHARALLAIDDKEQQYILANKIFDEKLSVRETEKLIKDIKNPKKPKEKKVIEHVFIYNDLEEKMKEVMGTKVSIASKGKGKGKIEIEYYSDKELERMFDMIMSIRREE; encoded by the coding sequence ATGGCAGTAAATAAAAAAGGACTGGGAAAAGGCCTTGACAGCCTGATTCCAAACAACAGAAATGTAAAACCTGCTAATCCGGATATATCGACAGAACAGGTGAAGCAGCCAGAGTTAAAATCTGGAGAGCAAATGATGAAGATTAATATGGTTGAGCCTAACAGAGATCAGCCAAGAAAAAATTTTGAAGAAGATGCGCTGCTGGAATTAGCGGATTCTATCAAGCAATTTGGAGTATTACAGCCTTTGCTGGTGAGGAAGAATAAGGATTATTATGAAATAATTGCCGGTGAGAGAAGATGGAGAGCGGCAAAATTGGCTGGCATAAAAGAAGTGCCAGTAATTATAAAAGATTACTCTGAACAGGAAATAGTAGAGATAGCATTGATAGAAAATATTCAAAGAGAAAATCTGAATCCGATTGAAGAGGCTATGGCATACAAGAAACTTCTTGAAGAGTTCAACTTGAAACAGGATGAGGTAGCTGAGAGAGTATCGAAAAGCCGGACAGCAGTAACTAATTCTATGCGTCTCCTTAGATTAAATGATAAAGTGCAGCAGATGATCATAGACGATATGATATCTACAGGACATGCCAGAGCGTTGCTGGCTATAGATGATAAAGAGCAGCAATACATATTGGCAAATAAAATATTTGACGAGAAGTTAAGCGTCCGCGAGACAGAGAAACTTATAAAGGATATTAAGAACCCCAAAAAACCGAAAGAAAAAAAGGTAATTGAACACGTATTTATATACAATGACCTGGAAGAGAAGATGAAAGAAGTTATGGGTACAAAAGTAAGTATAGCTTCGAAGGGAAAGGGTAAAGGTAAGATAGAGATAGAATATTATTCGGATAAAGAATTAGAACGTATGTTCGATATGATAATGAGTATTAGAAGGGAAGAATAA